The sequence ttctttttttacttatttactgaGACATGAATTGTGATAacgaaataataataaatattaaagaaaaaatctTACTTTTTTCCTGATAAGGTTTGGTGTTGTTTTggccttcctcctctcctctcctctcctctcctctcctcttccctcctctcctcctctcccctcccctcctctcctctcctctcctctcctctcctctcctctcctctcctctcctctcctctcctctcgcctcttctcctctcctctcctctcgcctcttctcctctcctctcctctcctctcccctcctctcctctcctctcctctcctctcccctcccctaAATTTTACCTACCTTAATACTTACCTTAAGTCTTAACTTAAGTCTTACCTTAATACTTACCTTAAATCTTACCTTAATACTTACCTTAAGTCTTACCTTAATACTTATCTTAAGTCTTACCTTATTACTTACCTTAAGTCTTAACTTAAGTCTTACCTTAATACTTACCTTAAGTCTTATCTTAATACTTACCTTAATACTTACCTTAAGCCTTACCTTAAGCCTTACCTTAAGTCTTACCTTAAGTCTTACCTTAAGACTTACCTGCAGGTTCTGCAGATCTCTTGCGCCACCTGCTGTCTCATAGCTTTATTCATGTTTCTTACCCACTCTGGCTCCGGGCCTGGCCATAACTCACTGGCCTGGCGGGGGTGCACCAAAGTCCAGGTGTCCTCCTCCCACcctggggagagagaaaggggagagcTTTGAGGGGAACTTGGGTGAGCAGGATGGGAGACATCTGAGCAAGAGGCAGGGGAGAGGGAAGGGGAAGGAGAGCGACAGGAGGAGCCACAGTAAGAGCAGGAGAAACCGCAGGAAAGTTTATTGGGGCAGCAGGTAAAAGCTGGCCCTGCTGGGGTCTGGGACGGAGGAGTACAACCAGCACTGAGCCATCtgagggaaaacacaaagacaaggtTCAGACCGCAGCTGATAACAAAAACTTTCTGGAAAAgtcatcacatcacatgttGAAGCAAAAGTATCAGTAACACAATAAAGGAAAACTCCATTAAAAGTAAACCTTTACAAGTACTTGCAGTGAAAAGTAGTGAAACGTCAAATGAATCCTGTCAGGTGTCAGCGTCCACTCATAGATCCTCCTGTGATGGCAAAGCTGTCCTACAATAACATcataataaaagataataagATGATAAAGACAATAAAGAGAATGAAATGCATGAATGCATGTCTCACTATCTTACTAGTAGCATTACATGtacttaaaaaaatacaacaaataccCACATTAGCTGCTGCACATGTCCACACTGTCTCTGAATGTATTCATTGTACACTGTTCAGACTGTTAATACTGTCCATTCTGGACATTTATCAACTGTTTGTAACCATTTCTTTATCATAatgcttttctttaaaaacagagtgaCCTGAATGTCCATTAATTCCAAATATTCAGGCCTCCGTTATATTTAACACTCGTATAAAATGCCACACACACTGGGGTAGGATTTGGCTGGTATTCTTCAGGTCTTACTTTTTTAGGGTAACTGTTTTTAGGGTTTCAGCTTCACTTTCCAAGTTTATAGTGGATTACAAAgtgaaatgcacatgatgttgaatcaggtcacaaaccCACAAAAGCTTGGTTTTGAGTCCAGATGATTTAGGGagctttgcaatttgtcttagcaaactatgaaatatctgCATCATGTGACTCTGAGACAACATGTCATCTGtcgctcactgctgaaactagaaCAGAACACAACGAAAAACTAAAACTTCATGGTGTAGTGCAATGAACTTTATACTGAAGGGTGGCAGCTTTATTAGTCATGACTGAAGGCTCTATATTGtaggaaaatgtcattttcagatGTGAAAATGTTCCTGCCATACCTCCTCTCTGTTTGAAGCAGAGGGACCAAGTCACTGTTTAGCAAGTCAAGAATCACTCGTCCCAAATCATTTCCCAAGTCCTAAACTCTGAGTGTTGGTGTAGCAGGGCGCTGCACAAAGGTCCACCACccattcatattcatttaaCTTCATTACTACACCTGCTGTAACATTAAAGGCTCATTAAAAGCTAATAATCCCTCACACATGAGACACAGCCAGAAGTGGAAAAGCTTACTGATTGCTATAGGAggacaaaaaaatacatattttttctctgctgatggatggaaaaaaagCTAATCACCAGTCACTTAGGCCACATACTGTTCACTACTCTTTGTTGAAACATCAAACTGATGCTGTCAGGAACTTTAAATGCACTAAATTACACTTTAGTCTTCCAGCAGTTATAGTAAGAAAACCGCGCTGTACATGAGGTCATCAAATATCCTGTAGGAAACAGCTGCGTTTTCTTCTCTGCGTTTCGTCATGTAGCGCTCAAACAGGCCaagctgtgatgtgatgtgactcAATCCTTAGCCAGACCTAAGCAAAAACAGATCAGCTGTTCCATTCGGCATCAAAGACAATGAGTGGGAGCTTTGGAGGCAACATGTAGAATTTCTTGCgtggtgaaaatattcaaagTTTGAAACTTCtgggaaataaatcaaaaccaTGTTGGGAATTTAAATCCACAAGAGTGAGACACTGAGGTGGAATCTGTATTTGAAACACTACAAATTAGGTGTTGTAGcataaaacagcacagagaaacttaAGAGGTTGAGCAGAAAACTTAGTTAGTAGAGTAAAATAGTTTGTATTTCTCATGTGGATATAAATCCTGTCACACAGTAACCACAGCCACTACCATGTGctaatattatcatttattgtaGAGATCAGATAGTCATCATTTTTTATATGTTCTGTGTCCGTTTTCCCTGTCGGTGACGCTGCCCTACGGAGGAAGAGAGATTAGATTTGTGAGGATAAATCAAAACCTCTGGGCAGTTTTGGCAGATGcatcaaaaacagacaaaacagaacTGCACTGATTTACAAATCAGCAAAACGTACAAGAAATCCTTTCATTCTGCACATTTTGGCAAAAGGGGACTCCTCCTCACAGCCCAGAACACTGCAGGGCGCGTCCACGTGGGGGAAGCCCTCATCCatctgctgcagagagacaaacatCACAGTGAGTTTGCACTGAAGGGAAGAGGAGCGGCCGACGTGAGACCGGCGAATGCTTACATTGCTCAGTGTGTGCGAGAGGCCGACCAGATCCCTCTTCCCTCCTGGACTCAGGCCGTAGGACCAGTGCTGACAGCAGCCCTGTGACAGGACTGATCCCGCTAGCAGCAGCCACAGCGCCAACGTCTGCGTGGTCATTCTGAGGGAGAAAAGGCTTcaaattcatacaaacacaataCTGATTTTTCCCATTTCTTTAGTTTAACCCCAAAATACTGCCATAGTGGTCCACCCTAATCAACACTAGTCAGAGGAACAGTACTCAGCCCATCGCTGACGTCTTTACcttctgtggaggaggcaggtttctctgttttgttcttgtctgttgtcctgctgcacaATATTTCCTGAGGTTTATATAACACGGCCTCCCTTCCTCTCAGCCCGTCACTTCACTCCAGGGGGGCAGCAAAGTGGGATGAAGCAACACTTCTTGGCGACCCCGCAGAGCTGTTTAAAAGATCACACTTGAtaggtctttttttttgcccttcCTCTCGAAAAGATCAAGCTAACACGTGACGAGCTTTGGCCACTAAACTATTTCCTGTCGTTTTCTGGTGCTTTTGTGATGCAGTTTGAATGAACAAAACACTCATTCAGTCTCGCAGACacagaaaatgattaaaaatcaGACGACAaagtcattttcttcttcttcttcattgcagtttatttttaacAGTCATTTATGGAAATATATTTCCACAGTCGAGTGCAATAATCATAGGGGGAGACTTACAGCGCTCCCCGTCTCTGACACAAATCCAACCATTGCTCCATATTGCATTCAGTGAgatgtattaaaataaataacctAAAGTCTTCCTATGATTTTCACGCTCAGGGTGAAATACACAATATGATTGCCTTCATCAGTCATTCTCACAGGCTGGGTACCTACTGTCCAACTGAGTGAATAGTATTGCATCAGAGCAGCTTTGAGCTACAGCTACAGAAACCTCACCGATCAGAGAAGAGCACGGGTCTTCACACATGCAAACGAGAACTGAAGTGACGACACCTGCCTACTCTAACAATGATTATTTTGGAAGTTTTGGAAACACTGGATTTGATTTACACACGATTAAAAGCACCAAACATTTTTTGGTGAGAAGGTATAACATCATACAAGTTAACATATACTTGTGCAAATAAGTTCAAAAGCATGGTTAAGTGATATATGCAGATACACGGAGCAGGCCTCCCACTGCGACAGCATGAACACGTGAAAATGGCTTTCTGTTACAGCACTCCAGAGTGGGATTCTTTTCTTACAATAGGAATCGGAATAATAATGAATGACATACGCCAACGTTACAATAAGCAGTGCCACAGTCAAACGCATGCAGCTGTGGATCACTCACacaccagatttaaaaaaaagaaaacaagaggtAGATTCACAGAGCGCAAAACAAAGGAAAGCTTTTTAAGAACATAATATTTCCAAGTAGGAAACCTCACAGCTGTAAATCATGTATTGCATACCCAAGCTGTGTTTCTACCGAGCCTGTCGCATAGTTTTGTGGTGCACTAACAGCACTTTTAGCCTTTTAGACTGTGCTATTATTATGGCTTTGGCTTGCATTGCTTCCTTTATTATATGTTGAATCCAGCAAATTTTAAGGGTAATTCCAGTGTTTGTAAATCTGGAGCCCATTTCtttacacattttggtgtctaaatgactagtAGGCACAAAAAGTGTTAGGAATGGTCCAGCGTgtcgcctcagctggcagccggGAAACAGGCTGCAACCAAACATTAATCCTTGAGGGCATCTGCAGCAATCAAAGAACGTCCACAACAGGTACTTGGTTTTGCGCCTGACCGGCTCAGATTGTTAGTCtaaaggatccccacagagataGACCTTTGTTAATGTGCAAGACCcttttctttattcataaaCAACCATCATATCGCTCTCACCAGACTTGagaaaagcagtcattttaccttgcagaacacaggactttgtgtgagTTTTGGTACGAAGTTGCAAagtcaacaacaaacaaattaaacgactgaagtaaaattactgtttttgtcaagtctggtggctttgaaaggCTGTTTCCAGTTAGACAAAAAAGGCTGTTCCTCTTTGACAAAAAGGTTTATATCTGTAGAGATAATGTTGTCAGATGCTTTAAATACCAATCTGTGCTTGTCAGTGGAAATAACAAACTCTTTTAGTGAACATACTTTGACAGGCACGGTTTCCCCTcaaggatcacgttgcagccattgcagcttGTTTCACGGCCGCCTGCCAAAGCTTCTTGTGCCAACAGGTCATTTAGACAcaaaaaatagggcccaggtttaaaaataccacaacTACCTTTTAAGTTACATACTTAAAGAGTAATATATAACAACACAGTTATTGGTAAGTGACCCCTTCTATTTCTGCTACAGCAGCATTCAGTGAAGCTCAGCGCTCTGAACTTTACTgcaaacagaaaatatgaatttgaCTCCGATTAACATGTAATATAAACAATAATATAAAGTGAATATAGACTGTGTTAAACATTAAATGAGTATAGTCATTGGATTGCGTCCAGACACATCTACATACACTAGgaacattattttgttttggtgatATATGCagctgaacatttaaaaacaccctACCATACAAACATACATGGACAACCCTGAATAAATTCTAGTGCAAGATATTTAAAGCTAACATAATATAGGTGGAATGCCAGGGATGTGCATACAAGTACCTGCACTGCAGACAGGTAAAGAGAGATTCAAAGTAGTAGTGTAGGAGAGGCTGGAGGAAAAGAGCAATAAAGTAGCCAGCTGTGGTCCACACCAGATGTGCAGGTGCGTGCCAAGTTATCTGACGCTCTGTGACATGTGCAGAGGGGTCAGCATCTCTTCAAAAATGGCTCCTTTCACATTGGACCCTCTCAGGTTGGCTTCTTGTAGATCGCAGCCAGAAAGGTCACAGTTCTGCAAAAAAAGGCGGCAGAGACACGACAGTGAGGCATAAGGATAAAAAAACCTGAAGAAGTATCATATATTATAAATGTTATACAGAAGCAGGCTGTAAAACATTCAGACACATTCAGTGGAAAATTGGCAGGGTTTTTCCATGATCAATTAAGCTGCCTATACATTTCCTTTGAACCATTTTGTCtatgaaatgcatgaaaatagtgaaaacaaCACTAAAATCATTTTTGCATTAATGTATGACTTCAATGAATTATCAGAATTGCTGCTGATTATTTTAGTGAAACTTTACATATCTCAAACAGAAGTCTCAAACATAAACAACCTGAAGCAGAAAAACCACTGAGCCACTCTCTGTACCTATTATTGTTTTTCTATGTCTATATCAGGAAAGCTCAACCTTGGGTTCACTTAAAATATGGGGATTCTGCTGCTGAGCTTTCAGGCATGAAGCCACTGTGGCAAAGGATTTGGGATGCACTATAATATATAGCACACAgcatatattaaaaataaaactattcaTTCAGATGTGCATTGCTTCGTCCCCTTTGGCCCGGGATGGTAGGACTGCCAGCCGAgtcaacatgaacatttttagAGATAATCCCCTCTGAGAGCCCTGACTCACCTCCAGATCAGTCCCTGCTAAAGTGGCTCCCCGCAGGTTACAATTCTtcagttttgcattttttagAGTGGCCACACGCAGGTTGATGCCGGTCATTTGGCTTCCTTCCATGTCGACTCCTTTCAGGTTAGCACCTGATCACGAAAACATTTGGTTAACACGCGACTACAAGTGTAAAACTAGCTCTATATTAGGTCAAACTTGTGATGGATTACCTTCCAGGTTGGCCTTCAGTCCAGATGGATCTTCAAAATTGCAGCCTTTGAGAGAAGCTCCCTCGGCATTAGAGCAGAGCATCTTCACCCCTTGTAAGTTGGCACCCTTCAAAAGACAACACAAAGAGCTCAAGCACTCATAATGTTCTTGCTCATTCATATCGAGTTACGTCCGActagaaatgtgtgaaaaaacagTCTGCCTGTTAATTCTTTAATGAGGTGAATGTGAGAGTAGGTGTGTGTCATCGGCAAACATGTTTAGGGACAGAATGGCCCTTCCTCCACACATCTGAGGGGGCAGCAGGTTAAGCGGCCAAAAACCAAGCAGGTCGGCGTGCCTGCTGATACCGTGAGCTTTCAGACTTACATCCAGGTTGGCTCCGGAAAGATCCGCCCGCTCCAGATTGGAACAGCACAGGTTGGCGTGCGTCAGATTGCAGCGGCTGAGATTGGCCATCTTAAAATTGATGTAACGCAAATCAAGTCGGGACAGATCAGCGCCACTGAAATTAAGACCCTAAAAACAGTAAGAGTGATagttaaatattgatttgacatagtgatgtgatgggatgaatgaaaatgtgtttgtgtcgctGGACCTGACAGCGGAGCTCTGACTTGGTGGGTGTTGCCAGGAGAAAACGAACAAACTCCTTGCGGGAAATGGGAGAGTGGTCTTCTGGTGGCTGTGAGTTCTGTAGTCAAAGTAAACATGTGGGTGAGTCACGCTGCATTCAAGGGAGCGATCACGGTGCTAAACTATATACCACGCTTCATATCACCTTGATTGCTACTTCCAGCTGTTCAGCAAGTTGCTCAATTCCAAAGAACCGAGCCTCCTCGAGGACACCTGGAAGACATTTAGGACAATGGTACCGGTCCGTGCTAATTTTGAGCTCGACTCCACCATTAAGGATTCATCAAAACGCTCACCCCGTATATTTATGCCTTCATTGATAATGAGCTGTCCATGTCTCAAGTAGTTGAGAATGGGCTCGAAGTATTCGGGGCTGCGGTCGATTAGATAAGCCCCGTGCTCATCCCGCTTGTTCCCCCACACATCTGGAGCAAACACAGAGGTTGACGAAGCCCGTTCAAAAAGGTGGATCACAAAAAACTAACATCTAATGCTTACTGATTGGCTAGTCATAACTTACCTTTCTCTCGAAACATGTGGGCGAGCATGCTCTCTGGCTCTTTGCTGACCAAGGTGCTCCTGAACACACCACGGACGCAGAAGAAGACAATGAACAAAATGTAACTACAACAGAGTAAAACGATGATTCATGTGtcatctgcagtgtgtttattATTGGTAAGAACTGCCTGACGACCACAGTTACCTGGTGGTGGTGAAGGGACGACCCCCGATATTAAGTGTCAGCCAATCGGTGTGAGCTCCATGCTGATCAGATGTCACCTTGGCTTCATTTTGAGGGTCTGTGAcattgacaaagacaaaagaagaacAACTCTCTGAGGCCACTTTCACTAAGAGTTAATGAGGCTCCTGCAGCAGACTTGACCTGCAGCACTCACCAATAAACGGATCTCCTTCTGACACATACAGCACGTCGTCATCTCTGTTGGAAACACAAGAAGCAGGTGTCTGAATGAGCAGACATGTCACGGTGCACTCAGaaacatcctcatcctcatcatcatcatcatcatcctgtgAGCTTACCTTATGAGGGCGATGTCATCTATGAGGCCACCCTTTCCATTGTACAAACAGGACGCTTTGATTCCTAATTTATTGCTTGCTACGGACAGTAAGTCGGACAAAGTCCCGTACACTGCTACAACCTGGAAGGCAAAGATTAAATCGGTGGGTTGTTGAGGATTTAAGCCTGAAACAAAACGGGTCATTCTTCCTTAATGACACCAGATTAATGAGCCTCAGTTAGCAGTGTAAACGAGGCTAGTCTACCAGTTTGGAACAAGTGTGGACAGACTAACCTTTACCGTGACTTTACATGAGTATTGTTGATAACACATTAGTAACTACAGTGTAAAAACAAGCGT comes from Pempheris klunzingeri isolate RE-2024b chromosome 7, fPemKlu1.hap1, whole genome shotgun sequence and encodes:
- the kctd9a gene encoding BTB/POZ domain-containing protein KCTD9a, giving the protein MRRVTLFINGTSKNGKVVAVYGTLSDLLSVASNKLGIKASCLYNGKGGLIDDIALIRDDDVLYVSEGDPFIDPQNEAKVTSDQHGAHTDWLTLNIGGRPFTTTRSTLVSKEPESMLAHMFREKDVWGNKRDEHGAYLIDRSPEYFEPILNYLRHGQLIINEGINIRGVLEEARFFGIEQLAEQLEVAIKNSQPPEDHSPISRKEFVRFLLATPTKSELRCQGLNFSGADLSRLDLRYINFKMANLSRCNLTHANLCCSNLERADLSGANLDGANLQGVKMLCSNAEGASLKGCNFEDPSGLKANLEGANLKGVDMEGSQMTGINLRVATLKNAKLKNCNLRGATLAGTDLENCDLSGCDLQEANLRGSNVKGAIFEEMLTPLHMSQSVR
- the LOC139204014 gene encoding progonadoliberin-1-like, which produces MTTQTLALWLLLAGSVLSQGCCQHWSYGLSPGGKRDLVGLSHTLSNQMDEGFPHVDAPCSVLGCEEESPFAKMCRMKGFLGSVTDRENGHRTYKK